Proteins encoded together in one Triticum dicoccoides isolate Atlit2015 ecotype Zavitan chromosome 7B, WEW_v2.0, whole genome shotgun sequence window:
- the LOC119335756 gene encoding receptor kinase-like protein Xa21, with product MSPQALGTLSSSLPLVLVLCSLVYASSLDAIAPQNDSNTDLHALRCLKLHLTTSAGLLASWKNDSLQFCSWPGVTCSKRHASRVIALDLESLDLDGQIPPCIGNLTFLTKIHIPNNQLTGQIPPELGQLNRLRYLNLSTNNLTGTIPSTLSSCFHLQIIDLGSNSLDGVIPPSLSQCSDMEQLSLGHNKLSGGIPEGLGMLRNLAVLRLATNSLTGSIPRSLGSSSSLHSVVLTNNSLTGPIPTLLANSSSLQLLALSNNHLSGEIPPALFNSTSLQKLLLGTNSFAGSIPALLNIDSPLQYLILQSNNLSGTIPSSIGNFSSLRWLLLGDNNFQGNIPMSIDEIRNLEILDITYNFLTGSVPASLYNMSALTYLGMATNNLVGELPYNIGYTLPSIQTLIMQGNQFQGQIPTSLANTTNLQVINLRNNAFCGSIPSFGTLPSLVDLNLGKNQLEAGDWSFLSSLTNCTQLVNLRLDANTLQGVLPSAVAGLSKSIEVLLLRSNKISGTIPHEIEHLTGLKLLYMERNFLTGNLPESLGNLPNLFVLSLSQNNFSGQIPLSVGNLSQLSELYLQENNLSGPIPGALGDCKSLHVLNLSCNSFDGSIPKELFTLSTLSEGLDLSHNQLSGEIPMEIGNLINLGPLNISNNQLSGQIPSTLGQCVQLESLHMEGNLLHGRIPQTFVNLRGITVMDLSQNNLTGEIPEFLKLFKSMKVLNLSFNNLEGSVPADGIFQNGSNVFIQGNKKLCASTPLLQLPLCNAETSKQRHTSNILKIVGFTALFLVLVSCFGVIIWKKRKKVTQAAHPSFEELPKFTYADLLKATNGFSLANLVGSGKYGSVYKGRIESEVHEVAIKVFKLDQLGATKSFLDECEALRNTRHRNLVRVITVCSTSDPTGNEFKALVLEYKVNGDLESWLYPTFHEHHLRRPLSLYSRIAIAVDIAAALDYLHNNCMPPMVHCDLKPSNVLLNDVMGACVGDFGLAKFLHNYSYSSTGGSTSFVGPRGSVGYIAPEYGFGSKISTEGDVYSFGVIILEMLTGKRPTDEIFKDGLSLYKFVEKSSPEKIGEILDPGITPYYGDQDEEAGGTLDQENHHQMAGIMRCIIELVKIGLLCAAEVPKDRPAMQDVYIEVIAIKEAFSALQG from the exons ATGTCTCCTCAGGCTCTGGGCACTCTCAGTTCCTCACTTCCCCTGGTCCTTGTCCTCTGCTCCCTTGTTTATGCATCTTCATTAGATGCTATAGCACCCCAAAATGATTCTAACACCGACCTCCATGCTCTCCGCTGCCTTAAACTCCATCTCACGACCTCTGCTGGACTCCTGGCCTCATGGAAAAATGACTCGTTGCAGTTCTGCAGTTGGCCCGGTGTTACTTGCAGCAAGAGACACGCATCTCGTGTCATTGCACTGGACCTCGAGTCACTTGACCTCGATGGACAGATACCACCATGTATTGGCAATCTCACTTTCCTCACAAAAATCCACATCCCCAACAATCAACTTACTGGCCAAATCCCACCTGAACTTGGGCAACTAAATAGACTGCGGTACCTTAACCTCAGCACAAACAATCTTACTGGCACGATCCCAAGCACTCTGTCTTCATGCTTTCACCTTCAAATTATTGATCTTGGGAGCAACTCCCTTGATGGTGTGATTCCCCCAAGCCTGAGCCAATGCTCCGATATGGAGCAGCTCAGTTTGGGTCACAACAAGCTAAGTGGAGGTATCCCAGAAGGGTTGGGGATGCTCCGAAACCTTGCAGTTTTACGTCTTGCTACAAATAGTCTGACGGGCAGCATTCCGCGTTCACTTGGAAGCAGCTCTTCTCTTCACTCTGTTGTTCTCACGAACAATAGCCTCACAGGACCTATCCCGACTCTCCTAGCTAATAGTTCATCACTTCAACTTTTGGCCTTATCAAACAATCACCTGAGTGGAGAGATTCCTCCTGCACTGTTTAACAGTACATCACTTCAAAAGTTATTACTGGGAACAAATAGCTTTGCTGGGTCCATACCAGCCTTGTTGAACATTGACTCACCCTTGCAGTATCTTATCTTGCAATCAAATAATCTTTCTGGCACCATACCTTCCTCTATAGGGAACTTTTCCTCCCTTCGATGGCTCTTGCTTGGAGATAATAATTTCCAGGGTAACATCCCCATGAGTATAGATGAAATTCGAAACCTGGAAATACTAGACATCACTTATAACTTTTTGACAGGGAGTGTCCCAGCCTCTCTTTACAACATGTCAGCACTCACATACCTTGGCATGGCTACAAATAATCTTGTAGGGGAGCTTCCATACAACATCGGATACACTCTTCCAAGCATCCAAACTTTGATTATGCAAGGAAACCAGTTCCAAGGCCAAATCCCCACTTCACTGGCAAACACAACCAATCTCCAGGTGATCAACCTCCGCAATAATGCATTCTGTGGCAGCATTCCATCTTTTGGGACTTTACCCAGCCTAGTTGATCTGAATCTAGGCAAGAATCAACTTGAAGCAGGAGACTGGTCTTTCCTATCCTCGTTGACAAATTGCACACAACTGGTGAACTTACGCTTGGATGCAAACACCCTTCAAGGAGTCTTGCCGAGTGCCGTTGCAGGCCTTTCAAAGAGCATAGAGGTACTGTTACTAAGATCAAATAAAATTTCTGGCACCATACCACATGAGATAGAGCACCTCACAGGCCTCAAGCTTCTTTACATGGAACGAAATTTTCTTACCGGGAATCTTCCTGAATCACTTGGAAATCTTCCCAACTTGTTTGTCTTAAGCTTGTCCCAAAACAATTTTTCCGGACAGATCCCACTCTCAGTTGGTAATTTGAGTCAATTGAGTGAGCTTTATTTACAAGAAAACAACTTGAGTGGCCCAATTCCAGGAGCTTTAGGAGACTGCAAAAGTTTGCACGTATTGAACCTTTCTTGTAACAGCTTCGACGGTAGCATACCAAAGGAGCTCTTTACTCTTTCCACCCTTTCCGAAGGTTTGGACTTGTCTCACAACCAACTCTCTGGAGAAATACCAATGGAGATTGGCAACTTGATCAATCTCGGTCCACTGAATATTTCCAATAACCAACTGTCTGGTCAAATACCCTCTACTCTGGGTCAGTGCGTCCAATTGGAGTCGCTCCACATGGAGGGCAACCTTCTTCATGGAAGAATCCCTCAGACTTTCGTGAATTTGAGAGGCATCACTGTGATGGACCTATCTCAGAACAACTTAACAGGTGAAATCCCTGAATTCTTGAAGCTCTTCAAGTCTATGAAGGTTCTCAATTTGTCCTTCAACAACCTCGAAGGATCAGTACCTGCAGATGGAATATTTCAGAATGGAAGCAATGTGTTCATTCAAGGAAACAAGAAGCTATGTGCCAGCACCCCATTGCTACAGTTGCCACTTTGCAATGCAGAGACATCCAAACAAAGGCACACCTCCAACATCTTAAAGATAGTAGGATTTACTGCTCTTTTTTTGGTCCTGGTATCATGCTTCGGAGTAATTATttggaaaaagagaaagaaagtcaCACAAGCAGCTCATCCATCCTTTGAAGAGTTACCGAAGTTTACATATGCTGATTTATTGAAAGCAACAAATGGTTTCTCTTTAGCCAACTTGGTTGGTTCAGGAAAATATGGGTCCGTGTACAAAGGTAGAATTGAGtccgaagtacatgaagttgctaTCAAAGTTTTCAAACTTGATCAACTTGGAGCAACAAAGAGCTTCCTCGATGAGTGTGAGGCCCTGAGAAACACTCGTCATCGTAATCTTGTACGGGTGATCACTGTATGCTCAACAAGTGATCCAACAGGAAATGAGTTCAAAGCTCTTGTTCTTGAATATAAGGTAAATGGCGACCTCGAAAGTTGGCTCTATCCAACATTCCACGAGCATCACCTGAGAAGGCCATTGAGTTTATATTCAAGAATAGCAATAGCAGTGGACATAGCGGCTGCTTTGGATTACCTTCATAACAACTGCATGCCTCCTATGGTCCATTGTGATCTGAAGCCCAGCAATGTCCTTCTAAATGATGTCATGGGCGCATGTGTTGGTGACTTCGGATTGGCTAAGTTCCTACACAATTATTCTTATTCGAGCACTGGTGGTTCTACAAGCTTTGTGGGACCAAGAGGATCAGTTGGATACATTGCACCAG AATATGGCTTTGGGAGCAAAATCTCCACTGAGGGTGATGTCTACAGTTTTGGAGTCATCATCTTAGAAATGCTCACAGGAAAGCGTCCAACTGATGAGATATTTAAAGATGGTCTGAGCCTTTACAAATTTGTCGAAAAATCATCTCCAGAAAAGATTGGCGAGATTCTAGATCCTGGAATCACTCCGTATTACGGGGACCAAGATGAAGAGGCAGGAGGTACTTTAGACCAAGAAAACCATCATCAAATGGCTGGAATAATGAGGTGCATCATCGAGCTCGTTAAGATTGGCCTCCTGTGCGCGGCCGAGGTACCTAAAGATCGTCCTGCAATGCAGGACGTTTACATTGAGGTCATCGCAATCAAAGAAGCATTCTCAGCACTGCAGGGCTGA